The Desulfofalx alkaliphila DSM 12257 genome contains a region encoding:
- a CDS encoding YlbF family regulator produces MSTDTNTIINLAEKIGLALSETEEFKQKQEAEKMLRQDAEARKLIKEFQTLKNSYERMEKMGHPLSEKNMEQLKKAEEKAMANPNVKNWYDKTQRFYDLVIEVNKKIQEGITV; encoded by the coding sequence GTGTCCACTGATACAAATACTATCATAAATCTAGCAGAAAAAATAGGTTTAGCTCTATCTGAAACAGAAGAGTTTAAACAAAAACAAGAGGCTGAAAAAATGTTGCGCCAGGACGCTGAAGCTCGTAAATTAATCAAAGAGTTTCAAACATTAAAAAACTCCTATGAACGGATGGAAAAAATGGGGCATCCTTTAAGTGAAAAAAATATGGAGCAATTAAAAAAAGCAGAAGAAAAGGCCATGGCCAACCCCAATGTAAAAAACTGGTATGACAAAACCCAGCGTTTTTACGACCTGGTGATTGAGGTAAACAAAAAAATACAAGAGGGTATTACCGTGTAA
- the murA gene encoding UDP-N-acetylglucosamine 1-carboxyvinyltransferase — protein MRKIVVSGGRSLKGKVKISGAKNASLAIMCAALMADKPVVLDNIPYISDVKIMIEIIGTMGAEIRWLDSDVLYIKPPETISQDAPYEKVKKLRASNLLLGPLLAKYGRASVALPGGCNIGVRPMDLHFKGLAGMGAEIRLERGFVIGTADRLTGARVYLDFPSVGATENIMMAACLAEGQTIIENVAKEPEIVDLANFLNAMGAKVRGAGTDVIKIEGKSELNQCQRYSVIPDRIEAGTYMVAAAATRGDVLLENVIPKHLEPLIAKLREAKVEIEESEDSLRVKAAGPLAPVDIKTLPYPGFPTDMQSQMMVLLTTVPGTSVIVENIFENRFQVADELKRLGAKIKVEGRMAVIEGVPELQGAHVKATDLRAGAALLIAGLMARGETHISNPQYILRGYQDFESKLNSLGACVKSVTLE, from the coding sequence TTGCGTAAAATCGTTGTAAGCGGAGGGCGTTCCTTAAAAGGAAAAGTAAAGATTAGCGGTGCCAAAAACGCCTCCTTGGCAATAATGTGTGCTGCATTGATGGCAGATAAGCCGGTGGTACTGGACAATATTCCCTATATTAGCGATGTAAAAATAATGATAGAAATTATAGGCACCATGGGTGCCGAAATAAGGTGGCTGGACAGTGATGTGCTGTACATTAAGCCTCCGGAAACCATTAGCCAAGACGCCCCCTATGAAAAGGTAAAAAAGCTGCGCGCTTCAAACCTTTTACTGGGCCCATTATTGGCCAAGTACGGGCGGGCAAGTGTGGCCCTGCCCGGGGGATGCAACATCGGTGTCCGCCCAATGGATTTGCATTTTAAGGGACTGGCCGGCATGGGTGCAGAAATAAGGCTGGAAAGGGGCTTTGTTATCGGTACTGCTGACAGGCTGACAGGGGCGCGGGTATACCTGGATTTCCCCAGTGTGGGAGCCACCGAAAATATCATGATGGCCGCCTGCTTAGCCGAGGGCCAAACCATCATAGAAAACGTGGCCAAGGAACCGGAAATAGTTGATTTGGCAAACTTTTTAAATGCAATGGGTGCCAAGGTAAGGGGTGCCGGAACAGACGTAATCAAAATCGAAGGAAAATCAGAGCTAAATCAGTGTCAGCGCTACTCTGTAATACCGGATCGCATTGAAGCGGGCACCTATATGGTGGCTGCAGCGGCCACCAGGGGAGATGTTTTATTAGAAAACGTAATTCCCAAACACCTGGAACCCCTCATTGCCAAATTAAGAGAAGCCAAGGTGGAAATAGAAGAGTCAGAGGACAGCCTGCGGGTTAAAGCTGCGGGTCCCCTGGCGCCGGTGGATATTAAAACCCTGCCCTATCCTGGCTTTCCTACAGACATGCAGTCGCAAATGATGGTGCTCTTGACCACCGTTCCCGGCACCAGCGTCATAGTAGAAAATATATTTGAAAACAGATTTCAAGTGGCAGATGAACTGAAGCGGCTGGGGGCAAAAATTAAGGTTGAAGGAAGAATGGCAGTTATCGAGGGGGTTCCGGAACTGCAGGGAGCCCATGTGAAAGCCACCGACCTGCGGGCCGGTGCGGCCTTATTAATTGCAGGACTAATGGCCAGGGGGGAAACCCATATATCTAACCCCCAGTATATACTCAGGGGCTACCAGGACTTTGAAAGCAAGCTAAATTCCCTGGGTGCCTGTGTTAAATCGGTGACATTAGAATAA
- a CDS encoding 4Fe-4S binding protein, with translation MFMVSIDADQCEGCGECVDACPAAILEMVDGKAAVTGSETDCMGCETCVVSCPTGAATIQEL, from the coding sequence ATGTTTATGGTATCAATTGATGCGGATCAATGCGAAGGTTGCGGTGAATGCGTAGATGCTTGCCCCGCTGCCATTTTAGAAATGGTTGACGGAAAAGCCGCAGTAACCGGCAGCGAAACCGACTGCATGGGCTGCGAAACCTGTGTGGTATCCTGTCCCACCGGTGCCGCTACCATTCAAGAACTATAG
- a CDS encoding M23 family metallopeptidase, translating into MTNAQNTYAVKVDGKTVATVAGAKQAESVINQLIKEKSEEIGRQVSLVQELEISKVRLDRKAVVDKDTLRQILYPLLTYSLEGAVVKVDGKATFAFESIEEAEEFLEKLKEEYTIDPRGVITFKEEIEVVEMPVQVEQVTTVQTALAEVKEKGTIPTYTVKEGDTLWDIAYGNNIPVEKLEELNPDFKPELMQIGQVLRLSDIQPIINVVCTFEKTVEEKIPAPVEVKRNSAMLQGQSKVVQQGEDGLKEVQYKIVAKNGVVTDKVALGETVVKETKPRIEERGTRVLVASRDFGGGRLAKPSAGAIVSPFGQRWGRMHTGIDLGGPNGSPVVAAENGTVVRASWYAGYGNCVDVSHGGGMVTRYAHLSKMDVSVGQSVQRGQVIGAIGSTGNTTGPHLHFEVLVNGSPQNPANYL; encoded by the coding sequence TTGACAAATGCGCAAAATACCTATGCAGTTAAAGTAGACGGAAAGACCGTTGCCACCGTTGCCGGTGCTAAACAAGCAGAAAGCGTAATTAATCAACTAATTAAAGAAAAGTCTGAAGAGATTGGCCGGCAGGTAAGCTTGGTGCAGGAGCTTGAAATTAGTAAGGTTCGCCTGGATAGAAAAGCGGTGGTAGACAAAGATACTCTAAGGCAAATATTATATCCGCTTCTAACTTACAGCCTAGAGGGTGCAGTAGTGAAAGTGGATGGTAAGGCAACCTTTGCCTTTGAAAGCATAGAAGAGGCCGAAGAGTTTCTCGAGAAGCTAAAAGAAGAATATACCATTGACCCCAGAGGCGTAATAACCTTTAAAGAAGAAATAGAAGTGGTGGAAATGCCTGTGCAGGTGGAACAAGTTACCACCGTACAAACTGCACTGGCCGAAGTTAAGGAAAAGGGAACCATTCCCACTTACACGGTGAAAGAAGGCGACACCCTGTGGGATATAGCCTATGGCAACAATATACCGGTAGAAAAATTGGAAGAGCTAAATCCGGACTTTAAACCGGAATTAATGCAAATTGGCCAAGTGTTAAGGCTGTCTGATATTCAGCCGATAATTAATGTGGTGTGTACCTTTGAAAAAACGGTGGAAGAAAAAATACCGGCACCGGTTGAAGTAAAGCGCAACAGCGCCATGCTGCAAGGACAGTCTAAAGTGGTGCAGCAAGGTGAAGACGGTTTAAAAGAAGTGCAATATAAAATTGTGGCTAAAAACGGTGTTGTAACAGACAAGGTTGCCCTGGGAGAAACCGTTGTCAAAGAGACAAAACCTAGAATTGAAGAAAGGGGTACCCGGGTCTTGGTGGCATCCCGTGATTTTGGCGGCGGCCGTCTGGCTAAGCCCTCCGCGGGGGCTATTGTATCACCCTTTGGTCAACGCTGGGGAAGAATGCATACAGGCATTGACTTGGGAGGCCCTAACGGCAGTCCTGTGGTGGCCGCGGAAAATGGCACAGTGGTCAGGGCCAGCTGGTATGCCGGCTACGGTAACTGCGTAGATGTATCACACGGCGGCGGTATGGTTACCCGGTATGCCCACCTGTCTAAAATGGATGTATCGGTGGGTCAAAGTGTACAGAGAGGCCAGGTTATCGGAGCCATAGGAAGTACAGGAAACACAACAGGGCCCCACCTGCACTTTGAAGTGCTGGTAAACGGATCACCGCAAAACCCGGCAAATTACTTGTAA
- a CDS encoding respiratory nitrate reductase subunit gamma, producing MSFIILQILPYITVTIFVLGIMFRLGRWAGARIVHNIVLTPAPATMSGAAVNYAAEVALFRSVFKADKSLWAGAWIMHFALLNIIGGHIVGFAFLGEQFKYIGTSVDLSKYLSDLLGTSMGIIIFVALVYLLYRRLVIEEVKLVSYPADYLHLLLLIGIVSAGNVMRLFPEYSVDYETAQAYVIQLATFQAVDFSGFNLVFAIHLLLVQLLLMVFPFSKLLHLFGMFAERWIINRPYVEPAPGLPGAGASVASGSGAAVTNGKTTSGGV from the coding sequence GTGTCTTTTATTATACTTCAAATTCTACCGTATATTACCGTAACAATATTTGTACTAGGGATTATGTTCCGTCTTGGCAGATGGGCAGGTGCAAGGATTGTACACAACATTGTCTTAACCCCCGCCCCTGCAACAATGAGTGGTGCAGCGGTTAACTACGCTGCTGAGGTGGCCTTGTTCCGCAGCGTGTTCAAAGCTGACAAAAGCTTGTGGGCCGGTGCGTGGATTATGCACTTTGCCTTGCTAAACATTATTGGCGGACACATTGTAGGTTTTGCATTTTTAGGTGAACAGTTTAAGTACATTGGTACCAGTGTAGATTTAAGTAAATACCTGTCTGACTTGCTGGGTACTTCCATGGGTATTATCATTTTCGTGGCCCTGGTTTACCTGCTTTACAGACGGTTAGTTATTGAAGAAGTGAAACTGGTCTCATACCCTGCCGATTATCTGCACCTGCTTTTGCTAATTGGTATTGTTTCTGCAGGTAACGTTATGCGTTTGTTCCCAGAGTATTCGGTTGACTATGAAACGGCACAGGCCTATGTTATTCAACTAGCTACTTTCCAAGCTGTTGATTTTTCTGGCTTTAACCTGGTTTTTGCAATACACCTGTTGTTAGTACAACTGCTCTTAATGGTATTCCCATTCAGTAAGTTGCTACACCTGTTTGGAATGTTTGCAGAGCGTTGGATTATCAACCGTCCGTATGTTGAGCCCGCTCCTGGCCTGCCGGGTGCCGGTGCTTCCGTGGCCAGCGGCTCCGGTGCTGCAGTAACCAATGGTAAAACCACATCAGGGGGGGTGTAG
- a CDS encoding tetratricopeptide repeat protein: protein MFFNRKRLKKHTKILFVLFIFLIAASLIITSIGGIIGGTAPTLDNNQGLTQEEVEQYFQEQISALEKTAQEEPENAEVLSELATMYMLTGEGEKAKTSFQDLVALQPENTDARLNLASLYLYEGGYDQAEEHVAYVLEKDEDNIDARHMYGYILAYGKEDYQGAITQMEKFIELVGEGPYVEQAQQLIEEWQQQMEEEDK from the coding sequence ATGTTTTTTAATCGCAAAAGACTAAAGAAACACACAAAAATACTGTTCGTTTTATTTATATTCTTAATTGCCGCCAGTTTAATTATTACATCAATAGGTGGAATTATAGGCGGCACTGCCCCGACGCTGGATAACAATCAGGGTCTGACCCAAGAAGAGGTGGAGCAATACTTCCAAGAGCAAATCAGTGCCTTGGAAAAGACAGCCCAAGAGGAACCCGAAAATGCAGAGGTATTATCTGAGTTGGCCACAATGTATATGCTCACCGGAGAAGGGGAGAAGGCAAAAACCAGCTTTCAAGACCTGGTGGCCCTGCAGCCGGAAAACACCGATGCCCGCTTAAATCTGGCCTCCCTATACCTTTATGAAGGCGGCTATGACCAGGCAGAGGAGCATGTAGCCTACGTGCTTGAAAAGGACGAAGATAATATCGATGCCCGCCATATGTACGGCTACATTTTGGCCTATGGCAAGGAAGACTATCAAGGGGCCATCACCCAAATGGAAAAATTTATTGAGCTGGTGGGGGAAGGACCCTACGTGGAGCAGGCCCAACAGTTAATTGAAGAGTGGCAGCAGCAAATGGAAGAGGAAGACAAATAA
- the rlmH gene encoding 23S rRNA (pseudouridine(1915)-N(3))-methyltransferase RlmH produces the protein MRITIIAVGKLKEKYLKQGIGEYMKRLQPMTKLEIIEVADEPHSEGLSEHAAEQIKLKEAQRIQRHIRANTYLIALDIHGKSYSSEQLAQCFADLMNTGKSDITMLIGGSLGINKNLLNRCQLKLSFSKLTFPHQLMRLILLEQIYRVFKINRGEPYHK, from the coding sequence TTGCGCATTACTATCATTGCGGTGGGCAAGTTAAAGGAAAAATATTTAAAGCAGGGTATAGGGGAGTACATGAAAAGACTGCAGCCCATGACAAAACTAGAAATTATTGAGGTTGCCGATGAGCCCCACAGTGAAGGGCTGTCGGAACATGCCGCAGAACAAATAAAACTAAAAGAGGCACAGCGTATACAGCGCCATATCAGGGCCAATACCTATCTAATTGCCCTGGACATTCACGGAAAAAGCTACAGCTCAGAACAGCTGGCCCAATGCTTTGCCGACCTTATGAACACCGGCAAAAGTGATATAACCATGTTGATAGGGGGCTCCCTGGGAATAAACAAAAACCTGTTAAATCGCTGCCAGCTGAAACTATCCTTTTCCAAACTTACCTTTCCCCACCAATTAATGCGTTTAATACTGCTGGAACAAATTTACCGGGTATTTAAAATAAATAGGGGTGAACCCTATCATAAATAG
- a CDS encoding (Fe-S)-binding protein, protein MATTAEMRALFIEPVPEERKVEEALKHLKHLVEKFRPLMLAMESCTKCGLCAENCHTYLGTRDPNNIPTNRADLFRKAWKAAYTLEGRLFGSLAGAEPLSLDTIDKMYSYFYQCNECRRCALVCPFGIDTCEVTFAGRQLLHWLGMVPKLQASVGAAMYRTGNHTGLPKPGLVDTCEFLEEEMEEETGIEIKIPIDKPADVLYIPSSADFLLNPNTMMGAAKFFHYLGVNWTMSSEIAEAGNFGLLFDQRYTLRHNIMRLLNEAVKLNVKKIVWGECGHGWRAGKMYVPSMADRPIPVPIVHIHDETAYYIRTGQLKLNPEANNHPTTLHDPCNFGRACNLSETLREVLRPCVNDFREMTPNRERNFCCGGGSAILYDDPVMYDLRIKFSAKKAEQVRATGVGEDGNGYLVAPCSICKAQLYPMVEEHELGVEVKGLIDLVGTALYPPINE, encoded by the coding sequence ATGGCAACCACCGCTGAAATGCGCGCCCTCTTTATTGAACCCGTACCTGAAGAGCGTAAAGTTGAAGAGGCGTTAAAGCATTTAAAGCATTTGGTAGAAAAATTCCGGCCGCTGATGTTGGCAATGGAATCCTGCACCAAGTGCGGTCTTTGTGCAGAAAACTGCCATACCTATTTAGGTACCAGAGACCCTAATAATATTCCGACCAATCGGGCAGACTTATTCCGTAAGGCTTGGAAGGCTGCTTATACCTTAGAGGGTAGATTGTTTGGCTCCCTTGCCGGTGCTGAACCACTGAGCTTAGACACCATTGATAAAATGTACTCTTACTTCTACCAGTGTAACGAATGCCGTCGCTGTGCCTTGGTGTGCCCCTTCGGCATCGATACCTGTGAAGTAACCTTTGCCGGCCGCCAGTTACTGCACTGGCTTGGCATGGTGCCTAAACTGCAGGCATCTGTGGGTGCGGCAATGTATCGAACCGGTAACCACACCGGCTTGCCCAAGCCCGGTTTAGTAGATACCTGTGAATTCTTGGAAGAGGAAATGGAAGAGGAAACAGGCATCGAAATAAAAATTCCCATTGACAAGCCGGCCGATGTATTGTACATTCCGTCTTCTGCAGACTTTTTGCTCAACCCTAACACCATGATGGGTGCGGCCAAGTTCTTCCACTATCTGGGAGTAAATTGGACCATGAGCAGTGAGATTGCTGAAGCCGGTAACTTCGGCTTACTCTTTGACCAGCGCTATACCTTGCGTCACAACATCATGCGCTTGTTAAACGAAGCAGTAAAGCTGAATGTTAAGAAGATTGTTTGGGGTGAATGTGGCCACGGCTGGCGTGCAGGTAAAATGTATGTACCCAGCATGGCAGACCGTCCCATTCCGGTGCCCATCGTGCACATACACGATGAGACGGCTTACTACATTCGCACCGGTCAGTTGAAGCTGAACCCGGAAGCCAACAATCATCCAACCACCCTGCACGACCCCTGCAACTTTGGCCGTGCATGCAACTTAAGTGAAACACTGCGCGAGGTACTAAGACCCTGTGTAAATGACTTTAGGGAAATGACACCGAACCGCGAACGTAACTTCTGCTGCGGTGGTGGCTCTGCCATTCTTTACGATGATCCTGTGATGTATGACCTGCGCATCAAGTTTTCTGCCAAGAAGGCAGAACAGGTACGTGCCACAGGTGTAGGCGAAGATGGCAATGGTTACCTGGTTGCCCCCTGTTCAATCTGTAAAGCACAGCTCTATCCGATGGTAGAGGAACATGAACTGGGTGTAGAGGTAAAAGGTTTGATAGATTTGGTTGGTACGGCCTTATATCCGCCAATAAATGAGTAA
- a CDS encoding redox-sensing transcriptional repressor Rex, whose product MYSPEGVPKAIAKRLPIYHQCLLKMRKQGKNTISSKELGKELGLEATMIRKDLAYFGELGKRGVGYDVELLFRTIRQVLNLDQHWKVVLIGNGKMASAVVEYNCLYGKNFRIVGVFAPGPVPAGKMLEHLPVQPLSELKKFVENEEIKLAILATRVQEAQEAVDQIAKSGIKAILNVSPVNLSLPDNIIEQRIDLTWNLQTLACHLE is encoded by the coding sequence ATGTACTCTCCTGAAGGCGTACCAAAAGCCATTGCCAAAAGGCTACCGATTTACCACCAGTGCCTGTTAAAAATGCGTAAGCAGGGCAAAAACACCATATCATCCAAGGAGCTCGGTAAAGAACTGGGCCTGGAAGCCACCATGATTCGCAAGGATTTGGCTTACTTTGGTGAACTGGGTAAACGCGGGGTGGGTTATGACGTGGAATTGCTTTTCCGCACAATAAGGCAGGTGCTCAACCTCGACCAGCATTGGAAAGTTGTGCTCATAGGGAATGGTAAAATGGCGTCGGCAGTTGTGGAGTACAATTGTTTGTACGGTAAAAATTTTAGAATAGTGGGTGTCTTTGCCCCCGGACCGGTGCCGGCGGGAAAAATGCTGGAACATTTGCCGGTACAACCCTTATCGGAATTGAAGAAATTTGTGGAAAATGAAGAAATTAAACTGGCCATATTGGCCACCAGGGTGCAAGAGGCCCAGGAGGCGGTGGACCAAATAGCTAAATCAGGAATTAAAGCCATACTAAATGTTTCCCCTGTAAACCTGTCACTGCCCGATAACATTATAGAGCAAAGAATAGATTTGACCTGGAACTTGCAGACGCTGGCCTGCCACCTGGAATAA
- a CDS encoding peptidase MA family metallohydrolase, producing MPPGDFNHGYSLHPLILLLAVLGLLIFATSMLWGWNSHRLYIYTASRELAKLSTAVRSAHLPEITAEKIVVKHYPGDEQEAQLVMDAAEEFLQPVLDLLDYPLDRKVVLLVYPNREKLNQYFGWPADESAMGVYWAGTIKVLAPREWIDAEDQEHLRQVFYKTGPVAHELAHLVVDYRTRGNYSRWFTEGIAQYVELNLTGFKFNDRAGSLEDQRYGLQQLSEGFENLANQSLAYRQSLAAVYYLVEIYGKEAILETMDLLGRGYSLEEAFLEIYGIDLNTFEYQLNDWLDDNWQLFN from the coding sequence ATGCCACCGGGGGACTTCAATCATGGCTATTCCCTTCACCCCCTTATACTTTTATTGGCGGTGTTGGGTTTACTGATCTTTGCAACATCAATGCTATGGGGTTGGAACAGCCATCGGCTTTATATATATACCGCAAGCCGGGAACTGGCCAAACTTAGTACAGCGGTACGCTCTGCCCACCTGCCGGAAATAACCGCCGAAAAGATAGTGGTTAAGCACTATCCCGGCGATGAACAAGAGGCGCAGCTGGTAATGGATGCCGCAGAAGAATTTTTACAGCCGGTCTTGGACCTGCTTGACTACCCCCTGGACAGAAAAGTAGTTTTGCTGGTCTACCCAAACAGGGAAAAACTAAACCAATACTTTGGCTGGCCGGCAGACGAAAGTGCCATGGGCGTATATTGGGCAGGCACCATAAAGGTGCTGGCTCCCCGGGAGTGGATAGATGCGGAAGACCAAGAGCACCTGAGGCAGGTATTCTATAAAACCGGACCGGTGGCCCATGAACTGGCCCACCTGGTGGTGGATTATCGCACCCGGGGCAACTATAGCCGCTGGTTCACCGAAGGCATAGCCCAATATGTGGAATTAAACTTAACCGGTTTTAAATTTAACGACAGGGCCGGTTCCCTGGAGGATCAGCGCTATGGCTTACAACAATTAAGCGAGGGCTTTGAAAACCTTGCCAATCAATCCTTGGCCTATAGGCAATCGCTGGCTGCCGTATACTATTTGGTTGAAATTTATGGGAAAGAAGCTATACTGGAAACGATGGATCTTTTAGGCCGGGGCTACTCCCTGGAGGAAGCTTTTTTAGAAATATATGGAATTGATTTAAATACCTTTGAATATCAATTAAATGACTGGCTGGATGATAATTGGCAGCTCTTTAACTAA